From Streptomyces sp. NBC_01754, a single genomic window includes:
- a CDS encoding FHA domain-containing protein, protein MPTCPNGHQSGSEDWCEVCGHRMAGPGAPAGAVPSPPPPSATHGHGYPQPSSGPGAPAAQVGVCPQCRTPREATAPFCEECRYNFVTGRATSYVPVAPQPGSGGQEPGVNLPPGFMAQQGAPQQRDPFEYQSSRPSQVNRPAEPLTPEQGGPPPPPAFQQGPPPPPAFQQQSPSPFERQGQPGHPGQQGEAGRPGPPSPFEPQGQGPQSPPSFQQRSAAPRTEAPQAPAAPRPGGDDDWMLPPPSRQQAFQQSPQAAQAGPAGPAASQVPQQFPGQGAPGQQAPGRGTDNWTAVIAPDRDYFQAMMRRSGPEAAGLNLPAYSPEQRLALTGTQVTVGRRRHSTGESPDIDLAVPPEDPGVSHQHAVLVQQPDGNWAVVDQNSTNGTTLNGAEEPIQPYVPVPLQDGDQVHVGAWTTITVRRD, encoded by the coding sequence ATGCCGACCTGCCCGAACGGACACCAGTCGGGTTCCGAGGACTGGTGCGAGGTCTGCGGACACCGCATGGCCGGGCCGGGCGCGCCCGCGGGCGCCGTGCCCTCGCCGCCTCCCCCGTCAGCCACCCACGGTCACGGTTACCCTCAGCCGTCCTCCGGCCCCGGGGCGCCGGCCGCGCAGGTGGGCGTCTGCCCGCAGTGCCGCACCCCGCGCGAGGCCACGGCGCCGTTCTGCGAGGAGTGCCGCTACAACTTCGTGACGGGCAGGGCGACCTCGTACGTCCCGGTGGCACCGCAGCCCGGCTCCGGGGGCCAGGAGCCGGGAGTGAACCTGCCGCCCGGCTTCATGGCTCAGCAGGGCGCCCCGCAGCAGCGCGACCCGTTCGAGTACCAGAGCTCGCGGCCCTCGCAGGTGAACCGGCCGGCCGAGCCGCTCACGCCGGAACAGGGCGGTCCGCCGCCCCCGCCGGCGTTCCAGCAGGGACCGCCGCCCCCGCCCGCCTTCCAGCAGCAGTCGCCGTCCCCCTTCGAGCGTCAGGGACAGCCGGGGCACCCCGGACAGCAGGGGGAGGCCGGACGGCCGGGCCCGCCCTCGCCGTTCGAGCCGCAGGGCCAGGGGCCGCAGTCACCACCGTCGTTCCAGCAGCGGTCCGCGGCGCCCCGGACCGAGGCTCCTCAGGCACCTGCGGCACCGCGCCCGGGTGGCGACGACGACTGGATGCTTCCGCCGCCCTCCCGGCAGCAGGCCTTCCAGCAGAGCCCACAGGCCGCTCAGGCCGGCCCGGCGGGCCCGGCCGCCTCCCAGGTCCCGCAGCAGTTCCCGGGCCAGGGCGCCCCCGGTCAGCAGGCTCCCGGCCGGGGCACGGACAACTGGACGGCGGTCATCGCCCCGGACCGTGACTACTTCCAGGCGATGATGCGGCGCAGCGGACCGGAGGCCGCCGGGCTCAACCTGCCCGCGTACTCCCCCGAGCAGCGCCTCGCGCTGACCGGCACCCAGGTCACCGTCGGCCGCCGCCGGCACAGCACCGGGGAGTCACCCGACATCGATCTCGCCGTGCCGCCGGAGGATCCGGGCGTCTCGCACCAGCACGCGGTGCTGGTGCAGCAGCCGGACGGCAACTGGGCGGTCGTCGACCAGAACTCCACCAACGGCACCACGCTCAACGGCGCCGAGGAGCCGATCCAGCCTTATGTGCCTGTCCCCCTCCAGGACGGGGACCAGGTCCATGTCGGCGCCTGGACGACGATCACGGTCCGCCGGGACTGA
- a CDS encoding globin, which yields MTEIPRDTLQEQTFYEQVGGEETFRRLVHRFYQGVAEDPLLRPMYPEEDLGPAEERFVLFLMQYWGGPRTYSERRGHPRLRMRHAPFRVDRAAHDAWLAHMRVALDELGLSPEHERQLWDYLTYAAASMVNTAD from the coding sequence GTGACTGAGATTCCGCGCGACACGCTTCAGGAGCAGACCTTCTACGAGCAGGTCGGCGGCGAGGAGACCTTCCGGCGCCTGGTCCACCGCTTCTACCAGGGCGTCGCCGAGGACCCGCTGCTGCGGCCGATGTACCCGGAGGAGGACCTGGGCCCGGCCGAGGAGCGGTTCGTCCTCTTCCTGATGCAGTACTGGGGCGGCCCGCGCACCTACAGCGAGCGCCGGGGACACCCCCGGCTGCGGATGCGGCACGCCCCGTTCCGGGTGGACCGGGCGGCGCACGACGCCTGGCTCGCGCACATGCGGGTGGCGCTCGACGAACTGGGGCTCTCCCCCGAGCACGAACGGCAACTGTGGGACTACCTCACGTACGCGGCCGCCTCGATGGTCAACACCGCCGACTGA
- a CDS encoding acyl-CoA thioesterase, whose translation MARHIYSCPLRWSDMDAFGHVNNVVFLRYLEEARIDFMFRLAPGDGSPSFAGGSVVARHEIDYVRPLVHRHAPVTIESWVTKIGAASLTIAYEIKDPEQVYVRASTIVVPYDLAAERPRRITAEERLFLQEYLDQEPAAA comes from the coding sequence GTGGCGCGTCATATCTACAGCTGCCCGCTGCGCTGGTCGGACATGGATGCCTTCGGCCACGTGAACAACGTGGTCTTCCTCCGCTACCTGGAGGAGGCGCGCATCGACTTCATGTTCCGGCTGGCGCCGGGGGACGGTTCGCCGTCCTTCGCGGGCGGGTCCGTGGTGGCCCGGCACGAGATCGACTACGTGCGCCCGCTGGTCCACCGGCACGCGCCGGTGACCATCGAGTCGTGGGTGACGAAGATCGGTGCCGCGTCACTGACGATCGCCTACGAGATCAAGGACCCCGAGCAGGTCTACGTACGGGCCTCGACGATCGTCGTGCCGTACGACCTGGCGGCGGAGCGGCCCCGGCGGATCACCGCCGAGGAGAGGCTCTTCCTCCAGGAGTACCTGGATCAGGAGCCCGCTGCCGCATGA
- the ettA gene encoding energy-dependent translational throttle protein EttA, producing the protein MAEYIYTMRKTRKAHGDKVILDDVNLNFLPGAKIGVVGPNGAGKSTVLKIMAGLEQPSNGDAFLAPGFSVGILMQEPELDESKTVLENVQDGAAETMGKLKRFNEVAELMATDYSDALMDEMGKLQEDLDHANAWDLDAQLEQAMDALGCPPGDWSVVNLSGGEKRRVALCKLLIEAPDLLLLDEPTNHLDAESVNWLEQHLSKYAGAVVAVTHDRYFLNNVAEWILELDRGRALPYEGNYSTYLDKKATRLKVEGRKDEKRAKRLKEELEWVRSNAKGRQTKSKARLARYEEMAAEADKMRKLDFEEIQIPPGPRLGSVVVEVEHLSKAFGDKVLIDDLSFTLPRNGIVGVIGPNGAGKTTLFKMLQGLETPDSGSIKIGDTVKISYVDQSRANIDPKKTLWAVVSDELDYINVGQVEMPSRAYVSAFGFKGPDQQKPAGVLSGGERNRLNLALTLKEGGNLLLLDEPTNDLDVETLSSLENALLEFPGAAVVISHDRWFLDRVATHILAYEGDSTWYWFEGNFESYEKNKVERLGAEASRPHRATYKKLTRG; encoded by the coding sequence TTGGCTGAGTACATCTACACCATGCGCAAGACGCGCAAAGCGCACGGCGACAAGGTGATTCTCGATGACGTCAATCTGAACTTCCTGCCCGGCGCGAAGATCGGTGTCGTGGGGCCCAACGGTGCCGGTAAGTCCACGGTGCTGAAGATCATGGCGGGCCTGGAGCAGCCGTCCAACGGCGACGCCTTCCTGGCGCCCGGCTTCAGCGTCGGCATCCTCATGCAGGAGCCGGAGCTCGACGAGAGCAAGACCGTCCTGGAGAACGTCCAGGACGGCGCCGCCGAGACCATGGGCAAGCTCAAGCGCTTCAACGAGGTCGCCGAGCTGATGGCGACGGACTACTCCGACGCGCTCATGGACGAGATGGGCAAGCTCCAGGAGGATCTGGACCACGCCAACGCCTGGGACCTGGACGCCCAGCTGGAACAGGCCATGGACGCCCTGGGCTGCCCGCCCGGCGACTGGTCGGTCGTCAACCTCTCCGGTGGCGAGAAGCGCCGTGTGGCCCTCTGCAAGCTGCTGATCGAGGCCCCGGACCTGCTCCTCCTCGACGAGCCCACCAACCACCTCGACGCCGAGTCGGTGAACTGGCTGGAGCAGCACCTCTCGAAGTACGCGGGCGCCGTCGTCGCCGTCACGCACGACCGGTACTTCCTGAACAACGTCGCCGAGTGGATCCTCGAGCTGGACCGCGGCCGCGCGCTGCCCTACGAGGGCAACTACTCGACCTACCTCGACAAGAAGGCCACCCGCCTCAAGGTCGAGGGCCGCAAGGACGAGAAGCGCGCCAAGCGGCTCAAGGAAGAGCTGGAGTGGGTCCGCTCCAACGCCAAGGGCCGGCAGACCAAGTCCAAGGCACGTCTCGCCCGTTACGAGGAGATGGCGGCCGAGGCGGACAAGATGCGGAAGCTGGACTTCGAGGAGATCCAGATCCCGCCGGGCCCGCGGCTCGGTTCCGTCGTCGTCGAGGTCGAGCACCTCTCCAAGGCCTTCGGCGACAAGGTCCTCATCGACGACCTGTCGTTCACGCTGCCGCGCAACGGCATCGTCGGCGTCATCGGTCCGAACGGCGCGGGCAAGACCACGCTGTTCAAGATGCTCCAGGGCCTGGAGACGCCGGACTCCGGTTCCATCAAGATCGGCGACACCGTCAAGATCTCCTACGTCGACCAGTCGCGCGCCAACATCGACCCCAAGAAGACCCTCTGGGCCGTCGTGTCTGACGAGCTGGACTACATCAACGTCGGCCAGGTCGAGATGCCCTCGCGGGCGTACGTCTCCGCGTTCGGCTTCAAGGGACCGGACCAGCAGAAGCCGGCCGGCGTCCTCTCCGGTGGTGAGCGCAACCGCCTCAACCTGGCGCTGACGCTCAAGGAGGGCGGCAACCTGCTGCTCCTCGACGAGCCCACCAACGACCTCGACGTCGAGACCCTGTCCTCGCTGGAGAACGCCCTGCTGGAGTTCCCGGGCGCCGCGGTGGTCATCTCCCACGACCGCTGGTTCCTGGACCGCGTCGCCACGCACATCCTGGCCTACGAGGGCGACTCCACCTGGTACTGGTTCGAGGGCAACTTCGAGTCGTACGAGAAGAACAAGGTGGAGCGCCTCGGTGCGGAGGCGTCCCGCCCGCACCGCGCCACGTACAAGAAGCTCACGCGAGGCTGA
- a CDS encoding Cys-Gln thioester bond-forming surface protein — MFSASSASVPSSPGATAEQSIRSRSGGRRHDQEPGRARRVRGLGRAAAAVVASALVATGALVGATAAAADEATQHQGGAVAVLDGLKTYGFAELNTGKGKPQQLPAGLFEMTVDGGGTLKTYCIDIHNPTRDHAKYLETPWDQSSLGANNDAGKIRWILQHSYPQVDDLAGLAGKAGAKSLTAETAAAGTQVAIWRFSDKADVQAKDKNAEKLADWLEKNAESVAEPKASVALSPAAVSGKAGEKLGPITVHTDAGQVSVAPPADGAASGVTVTDKDGKPVTEAANGTELYFDVPEDSADGSASLSVQASTSVPVGRVFAGLTKSQTMILAGSSESIVSATATATWAEKGAVPALTAQKNCAKGGVDITAGNKGDEPFTFELAGAKHTIAAGETRTVTIPVAEDQAYDFTITGPGGFEKNFKGVLDCETAGTPAPDTDDGTETQSGASPTPVPAGTTPTGTGDGDLAATGGSSATPVIAGVAIALVVLGGGAVFLLRRKKPQTGAE; from the coding sequence GTGTTTTCAGCTTCTTCAGCATCCGTTCCGTCGTCGCCCGGCGCGACGGCGGAGCAGTCCATACGGAGCCGGAGTGGAGGTCGTCGACACGACCAGGAACCTGGCCGGGCCCGGCGTGTGCGCGGCCTCGGCCGGGCGGCCGCGGCGGTGGTCGCCTCGGCTCTGGTCGCGACCGGAGCGCTCGTCGGTGCCACGGCCGCGGCAGCGGACGAGGCCACGCAGCACCAGGGCGGTGCGGTCGCCGTACTGGACGGTCTGAAGACCTACGGCTTCGCGGAGCTCAACACCGGTAAGGGCAAGCCCCAGCAGCTTCCCGCCGGGCTGTTCGAGATGACCGTCGACGGCGGCGGCACGCTGAAGACGTACTGCATCGACATCCACAACCCCACCAGGGACCACGCGAAGTACCTGGAGACCCCCTGGGACCAGTCCTCGCTCGGCGCCAACAACGACGCCGGCAAGATCCGCTGGATCCTGCAGCACTCCTACCCGCAGGTCGACGACCTCGCGGGGCTGGCCGGCAAGGCCGGCGCCAAGTCGCTCACCGCGGAGACCGCCGCCGCCGGTACCCAGGTCGCCATCTGGCGCTTCTCGGACAAGGCCGACGTACAGGCCAAGGACAAGAACGCCGAGAAGCTCGCCGACTGGCTCGAGAAGAACGCCGAGAGCGTGGCGGAGCCCAAGGCGTCCGTGGCGCTGTCTCCTGCCGCGGTGTCCGGGAAGGCCGGCGAGAAGCTGGGGCCGATCACCGTCCACACCGACGCCGGCCAGGTCTCGGTGGCGCCTCCCGCCGACGGCGCCGCCAGCGGGGTCACGGTCACCGACAAGGACGGCAAGCCCGTCACCGAGGCCGCCAACGGCACCGAGCTCTACTTCGACGTTCCCGAGGACTCGGCTGACGGCTCCGCCTCGCTGTCCGTCCAGGCCTCGACCTCCGTGCCGGTGGGCCGGGTCTTCGCCGGACTGACCAAGAGCCAGACGATGATCCTGGCCGGTTCCAGCGAGTCCATCGTCTCCGCGACGGCGACCGCCACCTGGGCCGAGAAGGGTGCCGTTCCGGCCCTGACCGCTCAGAAGAACTGCGCCAAGGGCGGCGTCGACATCACGGCCGGCAACAAGGGCGACGAGCCGTTCACCTTCGAACTCGCGGGCGCCAAGCACACCATCGCGGCGGGCGAGACCCGCACGGTGACCATCCCGGTCGCCGAGGACCAGGCCTACGACTTCACGATCACCGGACCCGGTGGCTTCGAGAAGAACTTCAAGGGTGTCCTGGACTGCGAGACGGCCGGGACCCCCGCGCCGGACACCGATGACGGCACCGAGACCCAGAGTGGTGCGTCGCCGACGCCCGTTCCGGCCGGCACCACCCCCACCGGTACGGGCGACGGCGACCTCGCCGCGACCGGTGGCTCCAGCGCCACCCCGGTCATCGCGGGCGTCGCGATCGCCCTCGTCGTCCTCGGCGGCGGCGCGGTCTTCCTGCTCCGCAGGAAGAAGCCGCAGACCGGCGCCGAGTGA
- a CDS encoding single-stranded DNA-binding protein, producing the protein MNETMVTLVGNAATAVDFRETATGPMARFRMAVTPRRWDRGKQDWADGHTSFYTVWAWRTLASNLAGSVAVGEPLLVHGRLKVREEQRDKGWKTSVDVEAVAVGHDLTRGTAAFRRVLSGEPSLTAPTPRQKPATVMASVT; encoded by the coding sequence ATGAACGAGACCATGGTGACGCTGGTGGGCAACGCCGCGACGGCGGTGGACTTCAGGGAGACGGCGACCGGCCCGATGGCGCGGTTCCGGATGGCGGTGACGCCCCGGCGGTGGGACCGCGGAAAACAGGACTGGGCGGACGGCCACACCAGCTTCTACACCGTGTGGGCCTGGCGGACCCTGGCGTCCAACCTGGCCGGATCGGTCGCGGTCGGGGAACCCCTGCTGGTGCACGGCAGGTTGAAGGTGCGCGAGGAGCAACGGGACAAGGGGTGGAAGACGTCCGTGGACGTCGAGGCCGTGGCGGTGGGACACGATCTGACCAGGGGGACGGCGGCCTTCCGCAGAGTGCTGAGCGGTGAGCCGTCGCTCACCGCTCCCACCCCACGTCAGAAACCGGCCACAGTCATGGCCTCCGTGACCTGA
- a CDS encoding GTPase, producing MTAVTDQGQGRGRGQDQGRHRGREHGHEYGQEQGSAGETRESAGRRWDDGLIARRAADAVQEQDTDVTQSSASDVRPQVEAYGLQSGPLRPRLDALRELLGLSRARLDGDTLAEAGRVLDEASARQRLSSRHTVVAIAGATGSGKSTLFNALACSQISDTGLRRPTTSTPIACSWTDGAAGLLDRLAIPGRLRRRPVLGGAQADDLLQGLVLVDLPDHDSAATGHRDEVDRVLALVDAVIWVVDPEKYADAALHERYLRPLAGHAEVTFVVLNQIDRLPGEAADLVLYDLRRLLDEDGMAVGEHGDPGATVLPVSALTGQGIGDLRELLGRFVQDRTAAARRLSADVDAAAARLRPVYVADGRPGLGERARDAFTDRLADAVGAAVAGEAAEREWRRNAGRACGTPWLRLWRWYQSTRQLGAGLELMAQVLAPPEEELTARQRVEQAVRELADDAVEGLPAPWAQAVREAAVNGAEGLPEALDELSRNAQAGGRTGSGKGRGADGSRSATGREEEREGREGQEGWEADGDTGGEDSARPCSGPAPGAPGARLTAARLTGGGKAGAGKSGARKDGAESGGAGRRDGSGAVVVRGRPVKPAAGGLGGRAARPPRPAWWPAAVLVQASMTLLQIFGGLWLLGQIVGVLEPGLVTPALLMLAGVVGGPLVEWSCAAAARGPARRYGQEAERRLRDAAAGCGRARVLDPVAAELARYREVRERYVTVTEFSTTGR from the coding sequence ATGACCGCAGTCACCGATCAGGGCCAAGGGCGGGGCCGGGGGCAGGACCAGGGCCGGCACCGGGGACGGGAGCACGGTCACGAGTACGGCCAGGAGCAGGGCTCCGCAGGGGAGACCCGGGAATCCGCCGGACGCCGCTGGGACGACGGGCTCATCGCGCGCCGGGCGGCCGACGCCGTGCAGGAGCAGGACACCGACGTGACGCAGTCGTCGGCGAGCGACGTACGTCCGCAGGTCGAGGCGTACGGGTTGCAGAGCGGCCCCCTGCGGCCGAGGCTCGACGCCCTGCGCGAGCTGCTCGGGCTGTCCCGGGCCAGGCTCGACGGAGACACGCTCGCCGAGGCGGGACGGGTGCTGGACGAGGCGTCGGCCCGGCAGCGGCTCTCGTCCCGGCACACGGTCGTCGCCATCGCCGGGGCCACGGGCAGCGGCAAGTCCACCTTGTTCAACGCCCTCGCCTGCTCGCAGATCTCCGACACGGGGCTGCGCCGGCCGACCACCTCCACGCCGATCGCCTGTAGTTGGACCGACGGAGCCGCCGGGCTGCTGGACCGGCTGGCCATCCCCGGCCGGCTGCGGCGGCGTCCGGTGCTCGGCGGTGCTCAGGCCGACGACCTGCTCCAGGGCCTGGTCCTGGTGGACCTGCCCGACCACGACTCGGCGGCGACCGGGCACCGGGACGAGGTGGACCGGGTGCTGGCGCTGGTCGACGCCGTCATCTGGGTCGTGGACCCGGAGAAGTACGCCGACGCGGCCCTGCACGAGCGCTATCTGCGGCCGCTCGCCGGACACGCCGAGGTCACCTTCGTCGTCCTCAACCAGATCGACCGGCTCCCCGGGGAGGCCGCGGACCTCGTCCTGTACGACCTGCGCCGGCTGCTCGACGAGGACGGTATGGCGGTGGGGGAGCACGGCGATCCCGGTGCCACCGTGCTGCCCGTGTCCGCACTCACCGGCCAGGGCATCGGTGACCTGCGGGAACTGCTCGGCCGGTTCGTCCAGGACCGTACGGCGGCGGCGCGCCGGCTCTCGGCCGACGTGGACGCGGCCGCCGCGAGGCTGCGGCCGGTGTACGTCGCCGACGGGCGGCCCGGACTCGGCGAGCGGGCCCGCGACGCGTTCACCGACCGGCTGGCGGACGCCGTGGGCGCCGCGGTCGCCGGGGAGGCCGCCGAGCGCGAGTGGCGAAGGAACGCCGGGCGGGCCTGCGGGACGCCGTGGCTGAGACTGTGGCGCTGGTACCAGTCCACCCGGCAGCTCGGGGCCGGCCTCGAGCTGATGGCGCAGGTGCTCGCACCGCCGGAGGAGGAACTCACCGCGCGGCAGCGGGTGGAACAGGCGGTGCGTGAACTGGCGGACGACGCCGTCGAAGGGCTGCCCGCACCCTGGGCACAGGCGGTGCGCGAGGCGGCGGTGAACGGGGCGGAGGGGCTGCCCGAGGCCCTGGACGAGCTGTCGCGGAACGCGCAGGCCGGTGGCCGGACGGGCAGCGGCAAGGGGCGTGGGGCCGACGGGAGCCGGAGCGCGACGGGCCGGGAGGAGGAACGGGAGGGACGCGAGGGCCAGGAGGGTTGGGAGGCGGACGGTGACACCGGTGGGGAGGATTCCGCCCGACCGTGTTCCGGGCCTGCCCCGGGAGCGCCAGGCGCACGGCTGACCGCTGCACGGCTGACCGGTGGCGGGAAGGCAGGTGCCGGGAAGTCCGGGGCGAGGAAGGACGGGGCGGAGAGCGGCGGGGCGGGGCGGCGGGACGGTTCCGGGGCGGTCGTGGTGCGGGGCAGGCCGGTCAAGCCGGCGGCGGGCGGGCTCGGAGGGCGCGCCGCCAGACCTCCGCGCCCCGCGTGGTGGCCGGCCGCGGTGCTGGTGCAGGCGTCCATGACGCTGCTCCAGATCTTCGGCGGGCTGTGGTTGCTCGGTCAGATCGTCGGTGTGCTCGAACCGGGCCTGGTCACACCCGCTCTCCTCATGCTGGCAGGAGTCGTCGGCGGGCCGCTGGTGGAGTGGTCGTGCGCCGCGGCGGCCCGTGGACCAGCGCGCCGGTACGGGCAGGAGGCCGAGCGGCGGCTGCGGGACGCGGCTGCGGGATGCGGCAGGGCCAGGGTCCTCGACCCGGTCGCGGCGGAGCTGGCGCGCTACCGCGAGGTGCGCGAGCGGTATGTGACGGTGACGGAGTTCTCCACAACCGGCCGGTAG
- a CDS encoding dynamin family protein gives MDVRPQLIDALSALRDRVAAVRLPLPLPGAERARQTRAELLAQLDDYLVPRLKDPEAPLLAVIGGSTGAGKSTLVNSLVGCRVSEAGVLRPTTRTPVLVCHPDDHHWFAGVRVLPQLTRVWLPPGQAADQDGLDPRGPDADQDGTVLRVETAATLPRGLALLDAPDIDSLVVRNRVLAAELICAADVWVMVTTASRYADAVPWHMLRTAKEYDACLVTVLDRVPHQVIGEVSRQYAALLTRAGLGDVPRFTIPELPESAGGGRGLLPTTAVAPLRAWLTHRTQDPAARQQAVSRTASGVIGSLDVRMPELAGAVSAQYAAAVRLTGVVEGAYDKESARVRRRLTNGAVLSGAARTRWRGYPLYSTAGELLDTLVESLVVLLRCSVAAADEQIRGAWRRDPAAGDFRFEDAGREAGGWGPAEDVRGRIAVAVRRWRRVLEELAEEEARLLERNAAPDAETVAALLAAALLGGRRTRGAGEQLAERIGAQGALRLRDKGGALLADCLDQVLHGERDRRLAPLDALEVAPEPQAELIAALSVLKRERNRR, from the coding sequence ATGGATGTACGGCCCCAGCTCATCGACGCACTTTCCGCCCTGCGCGACCGTGTCGCCGCCGTGCGTCTTCCCCTCCCGCTCCCCGGTGCCGAACGGGCCAGGCAGACACGGGCCGAACTGCTCGCCCAGCTCGACGACTATCTCGTACCCCGGCTCAAGGACCCTGAGGCGCCGCTGCTCGCGGTGATCGGCGGGTCGACCGGAGCGGGCAAGTCCACGCTCGTCAACTCGCTGGTGGGATGCCGGGTCAGTGAGGCCGGTGTGCTGCGTCCGACCACCCGGACCCCTGTCCTCGTCTGCCACCCGGACGACCACCACTGGTTCGCCGGTGTGCGGGTGCTGCCGCAGCTGACCCGGGTGTGGCTGCCCCCGGGGCAGGCCGCCGACCAGGACGGCCTCGACCCCCGCGGGCCGGACGCGGACCAGGACGGCACCGTGCTCCGGGTGGAGACCGCGGCGACGCTGCCCCGGGGGCTCGCGCTCCTGGACGCCCCGGACATCGACTCGCTCGTCGTACGCAACCGGGTGCTGGCCGCCGAACTCATCTGCGCCGCCGACGTCTGGGTCATGGTCACCACCGCCTCCCGGTACGCGGACGCCGTGCCCTGGCACATGCTGCGGACCGCCAAGGAGTACGACGCCTGCCTCGTCACCGTCCTGGACCGGGTACCGCACCAGGTGATCGGCGAGGTGTCCCGGCAGTACGCGGCGTTGCTCACCCGTGCCGGTCTCGGCGATGTGCCGCGTTTCACCATCCCGGAACTTCCGGAGTCCGCCGGGGGCGGCCGCGGCCTGCTCCCCACCACGGCCGTGGCACCCCTGCGGGCCTGGCTCACCCACCGGACGCAGGACCCGGCCGCTCGTCAGCAGGCCGTGAGCCGGACGGCGTCCGGGGTCATCGGCTCGCTCGACGTGAGGATGCCCGAGCTGGCCGGGGCGGTCTCGGCCCAGTACGCGGCGGCGGTACGGCTCACCGGGGTCGTCGAGGGGGCGTACGACAAGGAGTCGGCGCGTGTCCGGCGGCGGCTGACGAACGGCGCCGTGCTCTCCGGGGCCGCGCGCACCCGGTGGCGCGGCTATCCGCTCTACAGCACCGCCGGCGAACTCCTGGACACGCTCGTCGAGAGCCTGGTGGTCCTGCTCCGCTGCTCGGTGGCCGCCGCGGACGAACAGATCCGCGGGGCGTGGCGGCGTGACCCCGCCGCCGGGGACTTCCGGTTCGAGGACGCCGGCCGGGAGGCCGGGGGGTGGGGACCGGCCGAGGACGTCCGGGGCCGCATCGCCGTGGCCGTACGCCGGTGGCGGCGAGTCCTGGAGGAACTGGCGGAGGAGGAGGCGCGGCTGCTGGAACGCAACGCCGCCCCCGACGCCGAGACGGTGGCCGCGCTGCTGGCCGCCGCGCTGCTGGGCGGTCGCCGCACGCGGGGCGCCGGGGAACAGCTCGCCGAACGCATCGGCGCCCAGGGCGCGCTGAGACTGCGCGACAAGGGCGGGGCGCTGCTCGCCGACTGTCTGGACCAGGTCCTGCACGGTGAACGCGACCGGCGCCTCGCCCCGTTGGACGCGCTGGAAGTCGCCCCGGAACCGCAGGCGGAACTGATCGCCGCACTGTCCGTACTGAAGAGGGAGAGGAACCGGCGATGA
- a CDS encoding DMT family transporter: MAWIVLIVSGVLEAVWATALGKSGGFSRLGPTVVFGAGLVVSMAGLAYALRTLPVGTGYAVWVGIGAVLTVTYAMAFDGEAVSALKLLMLAGIVGCVVGLKVLH; encoded by the coding sequence ATGGCATGGATCGTTCTGATCGTTTCCGGGGTGCTTGAGGCCGTCTGGGCCACCGCCCTGGGCAAATCCGGGGGTTTCTCGCGCCTCGGGCCCACGGTGGTTTTCGGTGCCGGGCTGGTTGTCAGCATGGCTGGGCTTGCCTATGCGTTGCGTACCCTGCCGGTCGGCACGGGTTACGCGGTGTGGGTCGGCATCGGTGCCGTTCTGACGGTCACGTACGCGATGGCCTTCGACGGTGAAGCCGTCTCCGCCCTCAAACTGCTCATGCTCGCCGGAATCGTCGGCTGCGTGGTTGGCTTGAAGGTTCTGCACTGA
- a CDS encoding DMT family transporter: protein MLALLLALGSSMAYGCADFLGGLGARKAHVLRTVMIAAPASLVVELLLWPVLGASFGPGALGWGAASGVASAAAFALLYKTLAIGPMNVLSPVTALVSAMLPVGVGLFQGEHLGWAGLVGLPLALAAMMLVSAGGGAKSARPSRMAILLAFGAGAAIALQLIFLHQAPSDSGVAPLIVGRAVSSAVTLTAAGLMFRRLGPEKPAYAMSATAGVLDSVANLLFLFAARGGDLAVVAVITALYPAGTVLLARSVLAERISRGQLVGLGAAAVAVSLLAST from the coding sequence GTGCTTGCCCTGCTGCTGGCCCTGGGTAGCTCCATGGCCTACGGATGTGCCGACTTCCTCGGCGGTCTCGGCGCCCGCAAGGCCCATGTGCTGCGGACCGTGATGATCGCCGCTCCGGCCTCCCTGGTGGTCGAGCTGCTGCTGTGGCCGGTCCTCGGAGCCTCCTTCGGTCCCGGCGCCCTGGGCTGGGGTGCGGCTTCCGGTGTCGCTTCGGCTGCTGCCTTCGCCCTGCTCTACAAGACCTTGGCGATCGGGCCGATGAACGTGCTCTCCCCGGTGACCGCGCTGGTTTCCGCGATGCTGCCGGTCGGTGTCGGCTTGTTCCAGGGTGAACACCTGGGCTGGGCCGGGCTGGTCGGCCTGCCGCTGGCCCTGGCCGCGATGATGCTGGTCAGCGCGGGGGGCGGCGCGAAGTCCGCCCGCCCCTCGCGCATGGCGATCCTGCTGGCCTTCGGCGCGGGTGCCGCCATCGCCCTCCAGCTGATCTTCCTGCACCAGGCCCCGTCCGACAGCGGCGTCGCCCCTCTGATCGTCGGCCGCGCCGTCTCTTCCGCCGTCACCCTGACCGCCGCCGGGCTGATGTTCCGGCGACTGGGCCCGGAGAAGCCGGCCTACGCGATGTCGGCCACCGCCGGAGTGCTGGACTCGGTGGCGAACCTGCTGTTCCTGTTCGCCGCCCGCGGCGGCGACCTGGCCGTCGTCGCCGTGATCACCGCCCTGTACCCGGCCGGCACCGTCCTGCTCGCCCGCAGTGTGCTGGCGGAGCGCATTTCCCGCGGACAACTGGTCGGCCTGGGAGCCGCCGCCGTCGCCGTCAGCCTCCTCGCCTCGACCTGA